The following are encoded together in the Juglans microcarpa x Juglans regia isolate MS1-56 chromosome 2D, Jm3101_v1.0, whole genome shotgun sequence genome:
- the LOC121249685 gene encoding uncharacterized protein LOC121249685 produces MAATLPFNLTSPLSPAFPRNYSLPPARPFPLALLHRMITNYGHCSTSKLSGNHHFSAPTARRITTCKATEVSVAEESSASGDGRGENWVPVVPLGALPRGERRVILQDGETILLLWYKDEVFAIENRSPAEGAYTEGLLNAKLTKDGCIVCPTTDSTFDLQTGEIKEWYPKNPVLRALTPALRKLYIYPVKTDEENIYINMIGGVKSDASAEIIFSGKAQPGVTSTDVNVDEVRMVVDEDQEGFGFTAKNEIINGKAAVIGFLVLLDFELLTGKGILKGTGFLDFLYAASKAFK; encoded by the exons ATGGCCGCCACACTACCCTTCAACCTCACTTCACCATTATCCCCCGCATTCCCAAGAAATTATTCTCTTCCCCCTGCCCGCCCTTTCCCGCTGGCCCTCCTCCACCGCATGATTACAAATTACGGCCACTGTTCTACTTCCAAACTATCCGGGAATCACCACTTTTCCGCTCCGACCGCCCGGAGAATTACTACTTGTAAGGCCACGGAGGTATCGGTGGCGGAAGAATCGTCGGCCTCCGGCGACGGCAGAGGAGAGAACTGGGTGCCGGTGGTGCCTCTTGGGGCGCTGCCTAGGGGAGAACGACGCGTGATATTGCAGGACGGCGAGACCATACTGCTGCTATGGTATAAAGATGAGGTTTTTGCTATTGAAAACAGGTCCCCTGCTGAAGGAGCCTACACCGAAGGCCTGCTTAATGCCAAGCTCAccaag GATGGCTGTATAGTTTGTCCAACAACTGATAGCACGTTTGATCTCCAAACAGGAGAAATTAAGGAATGGTATCCAAAAAATCCAGTGCTGAGAGCTCTCACTCCTGCTTTAAGGAAGCTTTACATTTACCCTGTGAAAACAGATGAAGAAAACATTTACATCAACATGATAGGAGGTGTGAAATCAGATGCATCTGCTGAGATCATCTTTAGTGGGAAGGCTCAACCTGGTGTAACTTCAACTGATGTTAATGTGGACGAG GTTAGAATGGTGGTTGATGAAGATCAAGAGGGTTTTGGTTTCACTGCAAAGAACGAAATCATAAATGGGAAGGCAGCTGTAATTGGCTTCCTGGTATTGTTAGATTTTGAACTCTTGACTGGTAAAGGTATTCTAAAGGGAACAGGCTTCTTGGACTTTCTGTATGCTGCTTCAAAAGCTTTCAAGTAG
- the LOC121249688 gene encoding ethylene-responsive transcription factor ERF020: MRCSSEESGDGACSSSQKKYKGVRQRKWGKWVSEIRVPGSQERLWLGSYATPEAAAVARDVAFYCLRGPSALDYLNFPLMLPHSVRNGMSPRSVQKAASDAGMAIDAQLIAHKLPEKEVTREEKSGAAPGLETDFTWENVGDNSRGTWEGSDQWKEAGDQAFSISVEDYL; this comes from the coding sequence ATGAGATGCAGCTCGGAAGAAAGTGGAGATGGTGCCTGCAGCTCATCTCAGAAGAAGTACAAGGGAGTGCGTCAAAGGAAATGGGGCAAGTGGGTGTCCGAAATCCGAGTCCCCGGCTCCCAAGAACGGCTTTGGCTCGGCTCCTATGCCACACCCGAGGCTGCCGCCGTGGCTCGCGACGTTGCTTTTTATTGTCTGCGCGGACCATCGGCGTTGGACTACCTCAACTTCCCGCTAATGTTGCCTCATAGTGTCCGGAATGGCATGTCGCCAAGATCGGTCCAAAAGGCGGCCTCGGACGCTGGCATGGCTATCGATGCCCAGTTGATCGCACACAAGTTGCCGGAAAAAGAAGTGACGAGGGAAGAAAAAAGTGGTGCAGCTCCTGGCCTGGAGACAGATTTTACTTGGGAAAATGTGGGAGACAACTCACGTGGGACGTGGGAAGGAAGTGATCAGTGGAAAGAAGCTGGGGATCAGGCTTTCAGCATTTCCGTTGAAGATTATCTTTAA
- the LOC121249689 gene encoding 11-beta-hydroxysteroid dehydrogenase-like 5, giving the protein MSVFPHLLDINFLGNVYPTYVALPYLHQSNGRIVVNAAVETWLPLPRMSLHAAAKAALVNFYETLRFEVKDDVGIKIATHGRIGSEMTGGKFMLEDGADMQWKEEREVHMNGGYMEEYARLIVSGACRGDAYVKCPSWYDIF; this is encoded by the exons ATGTCTGTGTTTCCTCATTTGTTG GACATAAATTTTTTAGGAAATGTATATCCAACATATGTTGCTTTACCTTACCTACATCAGAGCAATGGTCGAATCGTTGTTAATGCAGCGGTGGAGACCTGGTTACCTCTGCCGAGAATGAGTTTACATGCA GCGGCTAAGGCTGCACTTGTAAACTTCTACGAGACACTGAGATTCGAAGTGAAAGATGATGTTGGAATAAAAATTGCAACACATGGTCGGATTGGAAGTGAAATGACTGGAGGCAAGTTCATGCTGGAGGATGGTGCCGATATGCAAtggaaggaagaaagagaa GTACATATGAATGGGGGATACATGGAGGAATATGCAAGACTGATCGTATCTGGGGCTTGCCGAGGAGATGCATATGTAAAGTGTCCAAGCTGGTATGATATATTCTAG